The DNA region CCGGTATGGTGAAACCCGGCGCCTCCTGCGACCAACCCGACGCAAAGCAAGGCGTTCGCCTGGAAACCCGACGCCGGACGCCAGCGAATGATGGCGGGTCGGACCGCCGCCGAAAACAGCCACCACCACAATCCCACCGCAATGCCCTGCAACAGGAAGAAAGAGCTTACCCGTACGGCCCACTTGGCGCCTTCGCCCAACTCGGCGCCGGTTTGCTTGGCCGCCTGATCATTCGTTTCCGACGGGGTTGAGGGCGACGTCAGCAAATCGCCCACGTATTCCAGAAAGACAAAATCCATATGCTGCCGGTTGAAGGTGTAGTACCCCATATCGACACAGAGCAGGATGAGCAGCAGAAGCGCCAACGATACACAGGCCGGTTGCAATGCCCGTTGAAACAGCCGTGCCGGAGCCGCTACCGTACCGCGGACTCGCTGCCAGCCCCATGACAACAGTGTCCCGAGACCGGCAAGGATCAGCGCCAGTACCAGCGCAGATGTCGCGGAGATGAAATCTCCCCGCAATCCCACCACGAATGTGTGCAGGAGGAGAGGAACGGTGGGCGTTTCCTGGGTCCAGGCGTCACGAAGGAGAAATAGGCGTTCGGCTACCTGCAGAACTACGAAAAGAATCCACCAAAACAGCACGCTTCTTCTGATCGTACCAGCCATCGCTGTTCAACGGATTCCTAGGAGTTCGTGACACGCCGGTAGACACGCTCGAGTTCGTCGACCATGCGATCGAGGGAATAGCACCGCTCGACGGTGAGGCGACCTTCCCGCCCCAGCGACGCGCAGCGCGAGGGATCATCCAGCAAGAGACCGATCCGGTCGGCAAGGGCTTCGGCATCCCGCGGCGGAACGATCAACCCGGATACCCCGTCCTTGACCACGTCGGGAATCGACCCGGTCGTGGTCGACACCACCGGCAACCCGATCGCCAGGGCCTGCATGAGCACCTGTGGAATGGTGTCGCCTTCGATCGTCGGGATCGCAAAAATCGTCAGGGAACGGAAGATATCCAGGAGATCGTCGCGGAAACCCAGCATCCGCACGTGCTGCGCGATGCCAAGCCGTTCGATCTGCGCCCGGATGTTTCGTTCCTCAGGTCCCTCTCCGACGATCAGAAACGTGACGCGCTGATGCTGTTTGAGCACTCGCGCGGCCGCCTCGACGAAGTAGGTGTGGCCTTTGTAGTCACGCAAATACGAAATCAGCCCGACCAGTCGCTGGTCGGATGGCAGCCCCAGCTCTTTGCGGATGTCCCGTAGCGGAGGCGCCGGGGAAAATTGCTCGACATCCAACCCGATGGGGAAGGCCGCTACGCGGTCCGGCGCCAGACCATCGCGCTGGATCAGGTCCTGCCGCGTGCGCTCGCCGCCCGTCACGATCACCATGTCGAACAGCCGGCGATAGAGCAGATGCGTCGCCGCGTTGTTCGTCAGCGGCGCGGAGATGTGCCGAGTCCGGATGACTTTCGGACGCGCCGAAAGGAGCTGCGCAGCCAGCGTCGCGATCCAACTGTCTCGCGAACTGTTGACGTGTACGATATCGGGCCGCTCACGGGCGATGAGGTTCCGGAAGGCCAAGATCGCCACCGGCATCCGCCATTGCCGCATGACCATCGGCTCCACATCGAGGCCCTTCTCCTTCGCCATGGCCATAATGGGACTGTTCGGTTCGAGCACCAACAGGACACGGTGGCCCCGCCGCACGAGCCGTTCCGCGTGCAACAGCACGGCCAATTCCTGGCCCCCGACCGTGGTGCTGGACTCAGCGATCACAATCTTCACAAGCGTGCTACCTCTAAGTCCGAACGAGTTGTTGTCGCACCGCCCGCTCGACCTGCTCCGGGGTCACCCCGCCTAAGCACTCGAGCGGCACGGCATGGTTACAGCGGCGGCTTAAGCAAGGACGACAGGCCACCGGATGCGAGAGCACGATATGCCGGCTTCCATAGGGACCGGTTCGCTTTTCGTCTGTGGGACCGAACAGCGACACGACCGGTGTCCCGACCGCGGCGGCAATATGCATCGGGCCCGAGTCATTTGTCACCAGGACCGCAGCCCTTCGAAGAAAACCGGGCAGTAAGCCTACAGGGGTCTGTCCGGTGAGATCAACCGCTTTCGTCTGCATCAGGCTCTTCACGGCATCGGATTCCGGCTGTTCGGCCGGACCGCCGATCAGAACGACCGGCCCCGCCCCGCTCTTCTGCAACAGATCGGCCAACTGCGCAAAATGCCCGGCCGGCCACCGCTTGGTAAGCCAGCGGGCCGAGACGTTCATGGCGATCCACCTCGTGCCGGAGATGCCGGCACGGTCCAGCAGAACCTCGATCGCCGCTTCATCGTCAGGCCGCCGGAGAAATTCGAATTGCGGCACGGTGGGACGCGGTGCCCCCAGGGCATCCGACACCAGCAGGTACCGGTCGACGGCATGCAGAGTGGCGCTGGGAACCGGGACCCGTTGCGTATAAAAAAAGGGACTGCCCTCTCGGGCATTGGCGAAGCCGATCCGCCGCGGGCAACCGGTCAGCCAGGTCATCGCCCCGCTTCGGAACAGGCCCTGAAGATCCACGACCAGGTCGAACGCTGCGGCGCGCAGGGCAGGAACGTGGTTCAGCCACCCCGAAAGCCCGCCGCTTACGGCGCAGACTTCGTCCACGCCGCCGATTCGCTCCACGATCGGCGCCCATTGCTGCTTGACCAACCAGGTGACGCGCGCCTCCGGAAATCCGCGGCGTAACGACGCCACGGTCGGCATCGCATGCACGATATCCCCGAGGGAACTGGGCTTGACCATCAGCAGACGCCGCAAGGTGCCCATCGGCTGTGTGGAGGTAGCGGGCGTCATGGCTGGTTCTGTGCGGAGACGGGCGGCGAGGGATCGGACTGCCCCCGGCCCAGGATCCATCCAACCGCGTCCGCCAGCCCTTCGGCTACATGGTCCGGTGCCATGCCCCGCTCCCGCAACTCAGCCAACGCCTCTGCTCCGGACGGACCGCTCATGACGAGAACGCTGCGTGCGCCGATGCGTTTCGCCAACTCGATATCGCGCGCGCTGTCTCCTACCATATAGGCACGAGTCGGATCGATTCGGAGCTCCTCAACGGCACGGTCGACCATCCCCGTCGCCGGCTTCCGGCAGTCGCAGCCGTCATTCGGGTGATGCGGACAGACATAGAGCCCATCGAGCCGGACGCCTTCGGCCGCGAGACGGTCCACGAGCTTCCCATGAATGATCTCAAGCGCTTCCAGAGTGAGGTATCCGCGTGCGACGCCGGATTGATTCGTGACCACGACCAGCCTCGCCCCGGCCTTCTGCAATTCAGCGAGCGCCGGTCCGACTCCCGGCAGGAGTCGCAATTCCTCCGGGGTCTTGATGTACCCCGTATCTTCGTTGATCGTCCCGTCACGATCCAAAAACACCGTGACACCCGCCAGGCTCCCCCCTGCCGACTCGCGAGCAGGCGCCTGGGGCGCGGTTTCCACTGTCGGGACCACGAGGGGCAGCAGAGTCGCCGCCTGGTACACCTGATCGACCGTCACGGCCGTCATGCACCGGTGATCGATCGGACATTCCCGCAGCAGGCAGGGGGCGCAGGCGACAGGCTGCCGCATGAGTTGCGCCGCCACGCGGTAAGGCGACGTGGCCTGCCAGTCGGTCGGCCCGAACACCGCGACGAGCGGCACATCGAACGCCGCGGCGACGTGCATAGGGCCGGTATCATTGGTCAAAAAGAGTTGGCAGCGTTTGACGAGCGCGAGCAATTCGCGGACCGTCGTCTGCCCCGAACACACGACGGTGCGGGCCTTGATCTGTGCTGCGATGGATTTCCCCAGCTGTTCTTCCCCTTTTGCGCCGAGAATCGCCACGGCTACGCGCCCTCGCACCCTGGCTTGCGTATCCTTCACCAAGCGATTGACGACCTCGGCATACCGCTCCGGCAGCCACCGCTTCGCTTGCCCATAGGTCGAGCCGGGGTTCACGCCGATCACGACATCCCCCGGCGCGATACCGGCGTCGGCCAGACGGATCTTCATCGCCTCCGCTTCCTCTTGAGTGACGAAGAGGCGCGGTGCCGGAGGCGTCCCTTGCCCGCCCAGCGGCTTCAACATATCCCAGTAGTACTCGACTTGATGTTTGCCGCTCTTGCGGCCGGGCGGCGAAACCGGGTCCGTCAACAGCAGGCCACGCCCGTCGGTGGCATAGCCGAAGCGGCGGGGGATGCCGGCCAGGAAACTCAACAGCGCCGCCTCGAACGCGTTTTGAAACAGGATGGCCAAGTCGAAACGATGACGGCGCAGGACACCAGCCAGCGTCCACTTCCCGGCCAGGCCTGCGTGCCGGCCGCGATCGTCGTAGACCAGCATGCGATTCACGGCAGGATGGTTGGCCAGCAGTTCGGCAATGCCCGGTTTCACCAACAGCGTGACGTCGGCTTCCGGAAACAACGCACGGACAAGATCCAAGGCCGGCTCGCACATGACGGCGTCGCCAAGCCAATTCGGCCCTCGCACGACGATCCGACGGACAGCTTCCTTACGCACGCCCCTCCTGCATGACCACGGCGAGCTTCAGCCGCAATAGTTGTGTCAACCGTTCCCGCCCCACCACGATCTCCGTCTGTAAACGCACCGCCCACCAGACATCGTCGGGGGACAAGAACGGCACGACTTTCCCGGCATCCTTTTCGGTCGTCACCGCCAATTCAGCGCCACAGGCCTTCGTCCGTTGCCGAATTCGTTCGACGATCTCAGCGGTATAGTGCGCATGGTCCCGAAAGTCCAGAGTCTCCCGCACGACAATCCCAAGCGCCTTTGCCAGCGCGTGGAATGAGCCCGAGTTGCCCACCCCGCTGAACAGCAAGGCCGGGGCATCCTTCAACGCATCCGCCGTTTTCGTCTCGTTTCCCCCGATCCGTTGAAACGAGTCGGCCCGGAATTGCACGAGCACCGGCGCGGGCAAAGGCCCACAGGCTTGCGTCAAACACCGCCAAACCGGTTCAGCTTCGACCGCGCTCCCGGCGCGTGTGATCAGGATGGCATCGGCGCGTCGTGCAGCCGTGATCGGCTCCCGCAATCGTCCGAAGGGCAAGGCAGCCTGAATTCCCTCGGGATCGCTTGCATCCACGAGCAACAAATCCACATCCCGATGGAGGCGCAGGTGCTGAAACCCGTCGTCCAGCACGAAACAGTCGACGGGAGCCTGCTGCAACACCCATGTTCCGAGTGCGACGCGATCCGCCCCGACCGCCACGATCGCCCCGGGACAGCGGGACGCGATCAGGTAAGGCTCATCCCCCGCTTCCTCAGCGGACGCCAGCAACCTTCGTCCATCGGACACGAGCAACTGCGCCGCCGAGCTGCGCCGGCGATAGCCCCGGCTCAACACGGCAACCCGCTTGCCTTGCCCGGTCAACTGCTCGACGAGATGGATCACGACCGGCGTCTTTCCGGTGCCCCCGACCGTCAGATTGCCGACGCTGACCACCGGCCTCGGAAGCCGAGTCCTGGTAGGCCAACCCCTTCGATACAGCCAGGCCCTGAATCTTGCCGCAACTTCGTAGGGTACCCCGGCCCACCGGCGCCAAGAACTACCCGCCCGCCCCTGCCCCATGCTCATGGCCTGCGGCGCTCCGACCGCTCCACTACCGCTCCTTCCGCGGTACCGAGATGCGGCGATTCAATCGGAAGGTACGACGAAATGACGTCGAGCGTCCGCTCGAGCGCCCCCTGGTTCCGGCGCACCACCTCTCTAGCCGATTCACCCATGTGGCGCGCGGCGGCGGGATCGCGCAACAGGGACGCCACGGCACGGATCAGTTCGTCCGCGGTATGGACCACGCGACCGCCACCCGATTGGACCAGCAACCCCGCCACCTCGGCGCAATGGTCGGTGTAGGGTCCGAATAACACCGGCGTCCCCCAGGCCGACGGTTCCAACAGATTGTGGCCGCCGATCGGAACCAGCGTACCCCCCACCAGGCTCACAGCCGCATCCCGATAGAGTAAGGCGAGTTCGCCTCGCGTATCCAACACCATCGCACGAGGGCCGGTCCCCGGCATGCGTCCGTCACCTTGGCTACGCCGGAACACGGGCAAGCCGGCCGCCCGGAGCGCCTCTTCCACCTGCGACGCTCGCTCGATATGTCGCGGCGCCAGCACGAGCAGCAGATCGGGAAACTCTTCCGTCAAGGTCCTATAGGCCGCGATGAGGACGTCTTCCTCTCCGGGATGGGTGCTACCTGCCACGAATAATCGTTCCTTTTCGCCGACCCCGAGCGATGCGCGCGAGACGGTCGTGCCGGACGCGCTCGCGGTCGGCATCGGCTGATCGAACTTGATGTTGCCGGTACAACGGACGCGAGACTTGTCGGCTCCGAGATCGATCACCCGTTGCGCGTCACGATCCGATTGCATGAGACATACGTCGACCATGGAGAGCATGGTTCGATAGAAATCCCGAATCACCGGCAACCGCTGGCGCTCGTAGGATCGGGTGGAGAGCCGACCATTGACCAGGATCGAGGGAATGCCGCGCCGGCGAAGGGCCCGCAGGATATTGGGCCACAACTCCGTTTCGACGAAAAGGTAGAGATTCGGGCGAACCTGATCCAGCGCCTGCTCCACGACCCAAGAAAAGTCGAGCGGCGCGTACCGATGTTCGGCAATCCCGGCGAGCCGTTGCTCCACCGCTTCCCGGCCCGTCTCGGTGACGGTCGACACGACCAACCTTGCATGGGAATAGCGGTCCCGAAGGCGCCGGACGAGCGGAACGACCGCCACGACCTCGCCGAGCGACACGGCGTGAATCCAGATAACCACCGGCGGTCCATCGGCCGTGGACCGTCCGGTTGCTTCGGACGCGAGACCCAACCGCTGGGGCAGACCGCGGCGACAACGCTGCTTCGACAGGAGCACGAGAAGGATGACGGGGGAAATCGCGATGAGGAGAGCGTTATAGAGCAGATACCACATTACGGACTCGTCCCGAGGACGGCGGCCTCAGCCTCGTTGGTCATGCGGTTCAGCCGGAACTCCAACTCCTGACGCACGCGCTCCATTTCCTCAGGCGACGAGTCGCGCGACACCGTGAGGGGCTCCCCCCAAAGAAAGACTCCTTGCGCGAACGGATAGGGCATGATGAAACGGTCCCAGCTCGCAAAGAGTTTTTTTTTGAGCAGCCGAACGCCAACGGGACGATCGGCAACCCCGTGGCCTTCGCCAGCTGAATGACGCCCAGCTTGGCGACCTGCCGAGGGCCTTTCGGGCCGTCCGGCGTGATTACAAGGTCTACCCCGGATCGTCCGAGCCGGATCAACTCACGCAACGCCTCGGTGCCGCCGCGGGTACTCGAGCCACGGACAGCCTGCAGTCCGAATCTCGCGATGATCCGGCAAATCAATTCTCCGTCGCCGTGCCGGCTGATGAGCACATGGGCCTCGGATCCACGGTAGGCATAGGGCATCATCAGCTGCTGCGCGTGCCAGAAGGTAATGATCATGCGCTTGCCCTGTCTCAGAAGACCGTCGACATGCTCCGCGCCTTCAACTCGCCACCGCATCGAGGCATGGAGACTGCGGATCACCCCGTAGCCGAACGGCGGCACCAGCGCAAACTTGAGGCGCGTGATCACCGGTTTCATGAGACTACCCACTCGACGTTCCCCCCGGAACCTACTGCGACAACATATCTGCGAACTGCAGGCTGTGCAGCCGCTTGTACATTCCGCCCTTGCGCAACAATTCCTCGTGTGAGCCGATCTCGACAACCCTGCCCCGATCCAAGACGACGATGCGGTCGGCGTTTTGGATCGTCGAGAGCCGGTGCGCCACCACCAGCGTCGTGCGGTTCTTCATCAAGTTGGCCAGCGCCATCTGCACGACCCGTTCGGATTGCGTGTCCAACGCCGAGGTGGCTTCATCCAAGATCAGAATCGGCGGATCCCGCAGGATGGCGCGGGCGATCGCGAGTCGTTGACGTTCACCGCCGGAAAGTTTCAGACCGCGTTCGCCGATCACGGTTTCGTACCCCTGCGGCAGCTTCTCGATGAACTCGTGGGCGAAGGCCAGCCGGGCCGCCGCTTCCACTTCGGCCGGCGTCGCACTGGCTCTGCCGTAGCCGATGTTGTTGCGGATCGTGTCATCGAACAGGACGACTTCCTGGGAGACGATGCCGATTTGCGCCCTCACGGAACGGAGCGTGCACTCGCGCAGGTCGATGTCGTCGATCAGGATTTGGCCCTCGGTCGGCTCATAATATCGCGGGAGCAGGCTGACCAGGGTCGTCTTGCCGCTGCCGCTGCTGCCGACGAAAGCCAGCACCTCCCCGGCCCGGATCGTGAGATCGATCTTGTCGAGGGCCACCATGGCCTGGCCTTCGTAGCGGAACGACACGCCGCGGAATTCGATGGATCGGCTGATCGGAGGAATATCCTTCGTCCCGGCGTTGGATTCCTGTTCCGTCTGAAGATCCAGGACCTCGAATACCCGCTCTGCCGCGGCCAGCGCCTGCTGCACCGTGTTGTTCGCGCCGGAGAGTCGCCGAATCGGCGCATAGGCCATGAACATGGCGGCGAGGAAGGAGAAGAATGCGCCCGGGGTCATTTCGTCATGGATCACCAAGTACCCACCGTACCAGATGATACCGGCTACGCCCAATACGCCGATGACCTCCATGTGCGAAGAGCCCAACGACGAGACTTGAATCGCCTTCATGGTCGTGTGGATGAAGGCGTCGTTGCTCCGGCGGAACCGTTTGGCCTCTTCCTCCTCCCGGCCGAAGGACTTCACCATCCGAATCCCGGACAGCGCTTCCTGCAGCGTCGAAGCCATGTCACCCATGCGCTCCTGCCCGCGTGTCGCGAGTTTGCGCAGCCGCTGCCCCATCCGCACCATCGTGACTACGGCCAACGGCACCACGACGATGGAGATCATCGCCAGTTTCCAATTTTGGTAGATGATCACCCCGATCATGGCCAGGAAGGTCAGGCCTTGCTGAAAGATATCCTTCAACACGCCGGCGATGGCATTCGCCATTAAACTCACGTCGTTGATGACCCGCGATACCAGGCGGCCCGAGGTATTCGTGTCGTGAAAGCGGACCGGCAGATGCACCAACTTCGTGAACAACTGTTCACGGATGTCGCCGATGACCTGGTTCCCGACATAATTCATCAAATAATTTTGACCATAGTTGAAGATACCCTTCAGCACCGCCACGGCCAGGATGGCCAGCGGGAGGACGACCAACAACCGTTCGTCGCGGCTGATGAACAGGCCGTCGAGGACGGGCTTTACCAGCCACGCATAGGCCGCCGAAAGCCCGGCGACGAGAATCGCGCAAATGAAAGCCGCTCCCAACCGGAACCGGTAGGGGTCCAAATAACGGACCAGTCGCAAATACTGCTTCATGCCCGACATTCCGCCAGGACGACATCCGCCGCCCGTTCCGAAGCCCCCGGCCCGCCCAGGGCTTCACGCACCTTCGCCAACGAAGCCCTCATGCGATCATAGGCCGTGCGATCGCCGAGGAGCCGTTCGATCTCGACCACCAGCCGCTCTCCGGTCGCTTCATCGTGAATGAGTTCCGGCACGACCGTCTCACCGGCCACCAGATTCGCCAGCCCGATCCAGGGCACGCGGATCAGAAGCCGGGCCAACAGATAGGTCACGCGCGACGACGCGCGGTAGAAGAGAATCATCGGGGTGCCGATGACCGCGGCCTGCAGCGTCGAGGTCCCGGACTTCACCAACAGGAGATCGGAGGCCGCCATCACTTCACTCGACTGGTCGCGCACGATGCGAATCGGCGAGGGACTGTCCCGCACCAGCTCGTCCAAGGCGCCTTCCGGGACCGAGGATGCCTGCGCCACGAGGAATTGCATCTTCGGGTTTCGAGCCGCCAAGCGGCGCACGGCATCGCGCAGAATGGGAATGTGTTGTTCCAATTCTCCCCTGCGACTGCCGGGGAACAGCCCGATCACAGGTCCATCGGACAGGCCCAGCCGATTCCTGATGGCAGCCCGATCGTACGAGGGCGCCACTTCGTCCAGCAATGGATTCCCGACGAAGGTACAGGGAACACCGGCCCGACGGTACAACTCACGCTCAAAGGGCAGAATGGAGACCACGTGGTCGACGCGCCGCTGAATCCAGCGGATGCGTCCTTTGCGCCAGGCCCAGACTTGGGGAGCGATGTAGTACAGGACCCGCCGCCCCGCCGCCTTGGCGACGCGCGCGAAATGAAAGTTCAAGCCGGGATTGTCGATCAAGACCACGAGATCCCAGGCCTCTGAGGCAATGACGTTCCTAATGCGACGAACCCGGTTGACCAGTGCGGCCACCTTGGACGGCCCGATCAGGCCCATGACATCGAGCTGCGGAATTCCCGATACCAACTCGGCCCCGGCCTCCTGCATGTGCTTCCCGCCGATTCCGACGATCCGGAGCGAAGGAGCCTTCCGTTTAAGCGCCTGCACCAAGTGAGCGCCATGGAGATCCCCGGAGGCCTCGCCGGTGATGATCAGGACATTCGGCATACCCACCCCTTGGCGGCAGCACTCGCCCGAGGCTGCCTCACGTCGCGGACCGAACGGAAGCGCCGCCGGCAACCGAAACGTCGCCGTCCGCCTGCCGCTGCACGAACGCGCCAATCGCCGCCAAGATCCGATGAGCCAGCTCAAGCGCGGCGGCTCCGTCTTCGCCGGAGACCACCGGGCGAGTCCCTGACGCCACCGAACCCACAAACGACTCCAACTCCATCCGCAGGGGTTCCTCATCACCGCCTTTGAACTGTTCCACCTCGATGGTCGGCTTGGTCCCCTCGCCCTGGACACGCTTGGAGATGGCGGCTTGCCGGGTCTGAAAATCGATGGACAGGTAATGCTGCTTTTGGAAGACCCGCAACCGGCGCATCTTCGTGGCCGAAATCCGGCTGGCCGTCAGGTTGGCCACACAACCGCCGGCGAAGGCGATCCGGGCGTTGGCAATATCGATACTGGAAGACAGCACCGCCACACCGGCGGCCCGCACGTCCTCCACCGGTCCGGGGTTGAACGACAGCACGAGGTCCAGATCATGAATCATCAGGTCCGACACGACGTCCACGTCCGTCCCCCGTTCGACGAACGGACTGAGCCGGTGGCACTCGATGAACGCTGGCCGAACGATGTGGGGACGCATCAACTGCATGATCGGGTTGAACCGCTCGCTGTGCCCGACCTGCAGCACGGATCTCTGTCGCTTCGCCAGATCGACCAACTCGCGGGCTTCGGCCACGGTCACGGCGATGGGCTTTTCGACGAGGACATGTTTTCCAGCCTCAAGACAGGCCTTGGCCGCAGCGTAGTGCGCGGAGGTCGGCGCGGCGACACTTACAATTTCGACGTCGTTCAACAAATCCTTGATGCGTTGATAGGAGGAGACACCGTGGCGATCCGCGATCAGTTTCGCACGACTCGGGTCCGTGTCGTACACCCCGACCAAGCTCACCCCCGGCAACGTCGCATAGTGCCGGGCATGGTGCTGCCCTAAGTGCCCCACACCGATTACGCCGGCCCGCAACCGCTTCATGCCCCTTCCATCCCCACCGGCCACTCTATCCTTGTCTTTCGGCATCCGCCCCATACCCGACGATCGCGATGCCGGCCCGGTCGGCCTTCTCGATTGTCACTTCCCGATCCAGCAGAATGCTCCGTCCCGCCTCGAGCGCCAGCACCGATGCCTTGACCGCTTCCATGGTTTCGATGGTGCGCGGCCCGACGGCCGGCAGATCGAACCGCAGATCCTGCTGCGGCTTGCACCGTTTCACGACGACGGCCCCGCCATGGGCCAACTCGCCTCCGCGGCGAATCGCCCCGTCGGTCCCTTCGACCGCTTCTACGGCCACGATGACCCGGTCCTTCACCACCACACATTGCCCGATGTCCAGCAAACCGATCTGCTTCCCGATGTCCCATCCGTAGCGGATGTCGTCCCATTCCTTCTTGTTGGGCTCGCGCGAGGTCAAGGTGCCTGGTTCGACAAGGATGCCGGACAAACCGAACGTCGACTCCCTGATCCGGATCCCCTCTTTTTCGATTTCCTCCGCCACCGCGCGCAGGATCTCATCGTCCTTCAGATTGACGAGCCGGGCAGCCAAGGCCAGGGCGCGAAAATCCGGCCGCATCGTAGTGAACACATGGGTCTTGCGAATACCGCCGAGCATGACCGCTTGGCTGACGCCGTCGCCCTTGAGCGCTTCGATCAGTTTGTTGAACTGGCCGATTTTGATCCAGTGGATGCGCTCGACATGCCGTTCCAAC from Nitrospiraceae bacterium includes:
- the lpxI gene encoding UDP-2,3-diacylglucosamine diphosphatase LpxI (LpxI, functionally equivalent to LpxH, replaces it in LPS biosynthesis in a minority of bacteria.), producing MPGGAGQRIGLIAGNGRFPIIFAENARKLGYAVSAVAHEGETEPELERHVERIHWIKIGQFNKLIEALKGDGVSQAVMLGGIRKTHVFTTMRPDFRALALAARLVNLKDDEILRAVAEEIEKEGIRIRESTFGLSGILVEPGTLTSREPNKKEWDDIRYGWDIGKQIGLLDIGQCVVVKDRVIVAVEAVEGTDGAIRRGGELAHGGAVVVKRCKPQQDLRFDLPAVGPRTIETMEAVKASVLALEAGRSILLDREVTIEKADRAGIAIVGYGADAERQG
- a CDS encoding Gfo/Idh/MocA family oxidoreductase gives rise to the protein MKRLRAGVIGVGHLGQHHARHYATLPGVSLVGVYDTDPSRAKLIADRHGVSSYQRIKDLLNDVEIVSVAAPTSAHYAAAKACLEAGKHVLVEKPIAVTVAEARELVDLAKRQRSVLQVGHSERFNPIMQLMRPHIVRPAFIECHRLSPFVERGTDVDVVSDLMIHDLDLVLSFNPGPVEDVRAAGVAVLSSSIDIANARIAFAGGCVANLTASRISATKMRRLRVFQKQHYLSIDFQTRQAAISKRVQGEGTKPTIEVEQFKGGDEEPLRMELESFVGSVASGTRPVVSGEDGAAALELAHRILAAIGAFVQRQADGDVSVAGGASVRSAT